From Mumia sp. ZJ1417:
CCGGAGTTCGCCGGCGCGGCGGCCGGACCACCAGCGGTGGCCGAGCTCGGATGGCGCCCGATCGTTGTGACTTGCAACGGCGTCGTGATGCACGTGGAGCCCGCGCCGGGGCGCCGCGACACGGAGCGCCGGATCAAGGAGATCGCGAAGGCGCTGTACGCCCTGCCGTGGGGTGCGAGCACGGTAGACGACCCGTCGCACGCGCCGTACCGTCCCCGACGCAGCCCGGGCACCAGGGGAGGCTGGGGTGCGCCAGGGCAGGGGGCGGGACACTCCGACCGCGGCATCGGCGGCGGCGGTGGATTCGGCGGCGGCGACGGCGGTGGCGGTGGCGACGGCTGACGTGTAGTGCGGCGCCGGCTGGGTACCCCTCCTCTGTAACGGAGAACCGATCTTGAGGAGATGACTGCGATGGGTCTCGACGACAAGCTCAGCAACAAGGGCGAGGACCTCAAGGGCAAGGCCAAGGAGACCGCCGGCAAGGCGCGCGGTGACGAGGCGCAGGAGGCCGAGGGCAAGGGCGACCAGTCGAAGTCTGATCTGAAGCAGGCCGGCGAGAAGGTCAAGGACGCCTTCAAGAAGTAGTTGCTCCGCCACCGCCGTACCGACGACCCCTCCGCCCCGGCGGAGGGGTCGTCGGCGTCCTCG
This genomic window contains:
- a CDS encoding CsbD family protein, with protein sequence MTAMGLDDKLSNKGEDLKGKAKETAGKARGDEAQEAEGKGDQSKSDLKQAGEKVKDAFKK